The following are from one region of the Coffea eugenioides isolate CCC68of chromosome 2, Ceug_1.0, whole genome shotgun sequence genome:
- the LOC113761069 gene encoding uroporphyrinogen decarboxylase, chloroplastic, with protein MSCIYSSVSSFSISSNSNFSSWRLNSKPSPSICCAVGGTVAEPKTVSVTEPLLLNAARGKVVDRPPVWLMRQAGRYMKSYQAICEKYPSFRERSENVDLVVEISLQPWQVFRPDGVILFSDILTPLSGMNIPFDIVKGKGPVIFDPLSTAADVEKVREFIPEESVPYVGEALTILRKEVNNEAAVLGFVGAPFTLASYVVEGGSSKHFTKIKRLAFSQPKILHALLQKFAASMAKYIRYQADKGAQAVQIFDSWATELSPVDFEEFSLPYLRLIVDSVKQTHPELPLILYASGSGGLLERLPLTGVDVISLDWTVDMAEGRRRLGPDVAVQGNVDPGVLFGSKEFITNRINDTVRKAGKGKHILNLGHGIIVGTPEENVAHFFEVAKGLRY; from the exons ATGTCTTGCATTTACAGCTCGGTTTCTTCTTTCTCAATCTCCTCAAATTCAAACTTCAGTTCCTGGCGTTTGAATTCCAAGCCCAGTCCCAGCATATGCTGCGCCGTTGGAG GGACTGTTGCCGAACCAAAAACCGTCAGTGTCACTGAGCCTTTGTTGCTTAATGCTGCTCGAGGAAAAGTAGTGGACAGACCACCGGTTTGGCTGATGAGACAAGCTGGGAGGTACATGAAG AGCTATCAAGCTATATGCGAGAAGTATCCATCTTTCCGTGAAAGATCAGAAAATGTCGACCTTGTGGTGGAAATTTCCCTACAGCCGTGGCAAGTGTTTCGGCCTGATGGG GTCATTCTGTTTTCAGACATTCTTACCCCACTTTCTGGCATGAATATCCCATTTGACATAGTAAAAGGAAAAGGCCCAGTCATATTTGATCCTCTGAGCACAGCTGCTGATGTTGAGAAAGTTAGAGAATTCATTCCAGAAGAGTCAGTTCCATATGTTGGTGAAGCTTTAACAATCTTGCGGAAGGAG GTTAACAATGAAGCAGCAGTGCTTGGATTTGTTGGAGCCCCTTTCACCCTAGCATCATATGTGGTTGAAGGTGGTTCATCCAAGCACtttacaaaaatcaaaaggcTAGCTTTCTCACAGCCCAAG ATTCTTCATGCGCTGCTTCAAAAATTTGCAGCCTCTATGGCAAAGTATATTCGGTATCAAGCTGACAAGGGAGCTCAAGCTGTTCAGATCTTTGACTCATGGGCAACAGAGCTGAGTCCGGTTGACTTTGAGGAGTTTAGTCTGCCTTATTTAAGACTGATAGTGGATTCCGTGAAACAAACTCATCCAGAACTTCCATTGATTTTATATGCGAGTGGTTCAGGAGGCTTGCTCGAGAGACTACCTTTGACGGGTGTGGATGTGATCAGCTTGGACTGGACTGTTGATATGGCTGAAGGTCGAAGGCGCTTAGGCCCTGACGTAGCAGTGCAGGGTAATGTGGACCCTGGTGTTCTGTTCGGTTCAAAAGAGTTCATCACCAACCGTATCAACGATACTGTAAGGAAAGCTGGAAAAGGTAAACATATTTTGAATCTTGGACACGGCATCATCGTAGGAACGCCGGAGGAGAACGTTGCTCATTTCTTTGAAGTTGCCAAAGGACTTAGATACTAG
- the LOC113763185 gene encoding 5-amino-6-(5-phospho-D-ribitylamino)uracil phosphatase, chloroplastic isoform X2: MENALSCTSSSSAPILHHPLSSASFTPQFSSQLRLSRLKRSNSVGQHRNRSLVISKACGPQGNGFPIIPTRIFIEEAIGAEYGEGFETFRPDGPLKIDVDFLNDRLQEGFLQRIRYAMKPDEAYGLIFSWDNVADTRGLKLNAWKKLASEEGKEFPEDDEIQRLMLYAGAEHVLHKVLLWEKAENDMDRLKLRLSQLYYDNLLKLSKPVEGLKDWLDAVSTARIPCAVVSSLDRRSMIEALERMGLIKYFQAVVAEEDGMESIAHRFLSAAVKLDRKPSKCVVFEDDPRGITAAHNCTMMAVALIGAHPAYELQQADLAVASFTELSVINLRRLFAHKGSSFMDMQKQIIEKSPPRRKLTIDTIF, from the exons ATGGAAAATGCTCTGAGCTGCACCAGCTCCTCCTCCGCGCCTATTCTCCACCACCCTCTCTCTTCGGCGTCGTTCACTCCTCAGTTTTCTTCACAGCTCCGACTATCG AGACTTAAACGTTCAAACTCAGTAGGCCAGCATCGGAATCGTTCCCTGGTCATAAGCAAGGCTTGTGGGCCCCAAGGAAATGGGTTCCCAATTATCCCCACCAGGATTTTCATCGAAGAG GCAATTGGAGCTGAATATGGAGAGGGATTTGAGACTTTTAGACCAGATGGGCCCCTCAAAATCGATGTG GATTTCTTGAATGATAGGCTGCAAGAAGGTTTTCTTCAGAGAATTCGTTATGCCATGAAACCTGATGAAGCATATGGCCTTATCTTCTCTTGGGACAATGTG GCTGATACTCGAGGTTTGAAGTTAAATGCCTGGAAAAAACTTGCCTCAGAGGAAG GAAAGGAGTTTCCTGAAGACGATGAAATACAAAGACTCATGCTGTATGCTGGTGCTGAACATGTTTTACATAAG GTTTTGCTCTGGGAGAAGGCAGAGAATGATATGGACAGATTAAAACTGAGACTTTCGCAGTTATATTATGACAATCTTCTCAAG CTTTCAAAACCAGTCGAAGGACTAAAAGATTGGTTAGATGCAGTGTCAACTGCACGCATCCCTTGTGCTGTCGTCTCAAGTCTTGATCGGAGAAGTATGATTGAGGCGTTGGAAAGGATGGGTCTTATAAAGTATTTTCAG GCAGTTGTGGCCGAGGAAGATGGTATGGAGTCCATAGCGCACAGGTTTCTTTCTGCTGCAGTGAAG TTGGACAGGAAGCCATCGAAGTGTGTGGTTTTTGAAGATGATCCTAGGGGGATAACTGCTGCTCATAACTGTACAATGATGGCTGTAGCATTAATTGGTGCTCACCCAGC GTATGAGCTACAGCAGGCTGACCTTGCGGTCGCTAGCTTTACTGAGCTCTCTGTTATCAACCTTCGAAGATTGTTTGCGCATAAAGGTTCCTCTTTCATGGACATGCAGAAGCAAATAATCGAGAAATCTCCTCCTAGAAGGAAGCTTACTATTGACACAATTTTCTAA
- the LOC113763185 gene encoding 5-amino-6-(5-phospho-D-ribitylamino)uracil phosphatase, chloroplastic isoform X1, with translation MENALSCTSSSSAPILHHPLSSASFTPQFSSQLRLSRLKRSNSVGQHRNRSLVISKACGPQGNGFPIIPTRIFIEEAIGAEYGEGFETFRPDGPLKIDVDFLNDRLQEGFLQRIRYAMKPDEAYGLIFSWDNVVADTRGLKLNAWKKLASEEGKEFPEDDEIQRLMLYAGAEHVLHKVLLWEKAENDMDRLKLRLSQLYYDNLLKLSKPVEGLKDWLDAVSTARIPCAVVSSLDRRSMIEALERMGLIKYFQAVVAEEDGMESIAHRFLSAAVKLDRKPSKCVVFEDDPRGITAAHNCTMMAVALIGAHPAYELQQADLAVASFTELSVINLRRLFAHKGSSFMDMQKQIIEKSPPRRKLTIDTIF, from the exons ATGGAAAATGCTCTGAGCTGCACCAGCTCCTCCTCCGCGCCTATTCTCCACCACCCTCTCTCTTCGGCGTCGTTCACTCCTCAGTTTTCTTCACAGCTCCGACTATCG AGACTTAAACGTTCAAACTCAGTAGGCCAGCATCGGAATCGTTCCCTGGTCATAAGCAAGGCTTGTGGGCCCCAAGGAAATGGGTTCCCAATTATCCCCACCAGGATTTTCATCGAAGAG GCAATTGGAGCTGAATATGGAGAGGGATTTGAGACTTTTAGACCAGATGGGCCCCTCAAAATCGATGTG GATTTCTTGAATGATAGGCTGCAAGAAGGTTTTCTTCAGAGAATTCGTTATGCCATGAAACCTGATGAAGCATATGGCCTTATCTTCTCTTGGGACAATGTGGTG GCTGATACTCGAGGTTTGAAGTTAAATGCCTGGAAAAAACTTGCCTCAGAGGAAG GAAAGGAGTTTCCTGAAGACGATGAAATACAAAGACTCATGCTGTATGCTGGTGCTGAACATGTTTTACATAAG GTTTTGCTCTGGGAGAAGGCAGAGAATGATATGGACAGATTAAAACTGAGACTTTCGCAGTTATATTATGACAATCTTCTCAAG CTTTCAAAACCAGTCGAAGGACTAAAAGATTGGTTAGATGCAGTGTCAACTGCACGCATCCCTTGTGCTGTCGTCTCAAGTCTTGATCGGAGAAGTATGATTGAGGCGTTGGAAAGGATGGGTCTTATAAAGTATTTTCAG GCAGTTGTGGCCGAGGAAGATGGTATGGAGTCCATAGCGCACAGGTTTCTTTCTGCTGCAGTGAAG TTGGACAGGAAGCCATCGAAGTGTGTGGTTTTTGAAGATGATCCTAGGGGGATAACTGCTGCTCATAACTGTACAATGATGGCTGTAGCATTAATTGGTGCTCACCCAGC GTATGAGCTACAGCAGGCTGACCTTGCGGTCGCTAGCTTTACTGAGCTCTCTGTTATCAACCTTCGAAGATTGTTTGCGCATAAAGGTTCCTCTTTCATGGACATGCAGAAGCAAATAATCGAGAAATCTCCTCCTAGAAGGAAGCTTACTATTGACACAATTTTCTAA
- the LOC113764200 gene encoding high mobility group B protein 3 has protein sequence MRKRVNAYPIRRGPDGSAFQKCERCGRSVAIALADMHECESNNSLKKLKGQRQSGNVKSQNIEDQPRSAFRFFMEELLDIHKEENEIAIDSKGFEMWKKMSKQERQPYLVKAEKVNSAHTKALLEEENDMSWVDDEADSAEVGKYDENYAEDGYFDGFEYDICDDPHDSDSFLFWSEISDSFDSKNWAKKWSPNPLRT, from the exons ATGAGAAAAAGGGTCAATGCATACCCAATTCGCCGTGGTCCTGATGGAagtgctttccagaaatg TGAAAGGTGTGGTCGTTCTGTAGCAATTGCTTTGGCTGATATGCATGAGTGTGAGTCAAATAATAGCCTGAAGAAACTGAAAGGGCAGCGGCAGAGCGGAAATGTTAAATCGCAGAACATTGAAGATCAACCCAGATCAGCATTCCGCTTTTTCAT GGAAGAATTGTTGGACATTCACAAGGAGGAAAATGAGATTGCAATTGATAGCAAGGGCTTTGAGATGTGGAAGAAAATGTCTAAACAG GAGAGGCAACCATATCTCGTGAAAGCGGAAAAGGTGAACTCGGCTCACACAAAAGCTCTGCTCGAAGAGGAAAATGATATGTCATGG GTGGATGATGAAGCGGACTCAGCAGAAGTGGGGAAGTACGACGAG AACTATGCAGAAGATGGATACTTTGATGGTTTTGAATACGATATCTGTGATGATCCCCACGATTCAGATAGCTTTCTTTTCTGGTCTGAGATCAGCGACAGCTTTGACAGCAAAAATTG GGCAAAGAAGTGGTCCCCGAATCCGCTGAGGACTTGA
- the LOC113761132 gene encoding WEB family protein At2g38370-like isoform X1, whose product MAEATESAMTETKKVINPRVEIDTSPPFESVKEAVDRFGGGGPWMPHHLLGLAAHHQHGTEVFDIDKVEEQAALLERDLIMKEQETLNVLKEVEATKRFVEGLKLNLIQEMTAFMESPESQDSAGRLNLCPVVSPGLISMELNQAKMNLCKTTTNLAVIRASVETLNNKMKGENVLLEKNSDRKIPNSSKLLSAQEDCDRCRLMPDEDRNLPTPKNPETSIDILRDVKEVNFEAEQFKKMTEASRYEVMKAMSEIERTKTSIKMAEMRLTAARKMEEAAKAVEAIALAERSALLDGNNSPDIFLHKPGGITLSIEEYNSLTHKAQQAEELCKTKFVDMNTLRQTDCANQSEVTILKKLETTKQETRRCKKSLEEALGSEDGCDRKRLGFDDDGGKGATEVDQMGYSGHNSAKFRFRNSRPASAQRGSEAVNENEPNVVKDKVYRSTISIGDILSRKLILQDDIVVGNHVDSHAERQEVSLSQMLREQSGLLLHPTKSMKDGTLDKQFYTQRKKFGFIHVSIPRHSKKKAQV is encoded by the exons ATGGCGGAAGCCACAGAATCTGCAATGACAGAGACCAAGAAGGTGATCAATCCCAGAGTTGAAATCGATACTTCACCGCCCTTTGAGTCGGTTAAGGAGGCTGTAGACCGTTTTGGAGGGGGTGGTCCTTGGATGCCCCATCACTTGCTTGGTTTGGCTGCTCACCAT CAGCATGGCACTGAGGTCTTTGACATTGATAAAGTGGAGGAGCAAGCTGCACTATTGGAGAGGGACCTCATCATGAAAGAGCAGGAAACGCTTAATGTATTGAAGGAAGTGGAAGCTACAAAAAGATTTGTTGAAGGCCTAAAGTTGAACTTAATTCAAGAAATGACTGCTTTCATGGAAAGTCCAGAAAGCCAGGATTCAGCTGGGAGATTAAACTTGTGTCCTGTTGTCTCCCCTGGTTTAATCTCAATGGAATTGAACCAAGCTAAGATGAACCTCTGTAAAACAACCACAAATCTTGCGGTGATTCGAGCTTCTGTTGAGACTCTGAATAATAAAATGAAGGGAGAAAATGTTTTGCTTGAAAAGAACAGCGATAGGAAAATCCCAAATTCTTCTAAATTACTATCAGCTCAGGAGGATTGTGATAGATGCAGACTAATGCCAGATGAAGACCGAAatttgccaactcccaagaacCCCGAAACCTCAATAGACATCTTGAGGGATGTCAAAGAAGTAAATTTTGAGGCTGAGCAATTCAAGAAAATGACAGAGGCTTCCAGATATGAGGTTATGAAGGCAATGTCCGAAATTGAACGAACAAAGACCAGCATCAAGATGGCTGAAATGAGGTTAACAGCTGCCAGAAAAATGGAAGAAGCAGCTAAGGCTGTGGAGGCTATTGCTCTTGCCGAAAGGAGTGCTCTATTAGATGGCAACAATTCACCAGATATATTCTTGCATAAGCCTGGTGGAATAACTCTGTCCATTGAGGAGTACAACTCCCTTACTCACAAGGCCCAACAAGCTGAAGAGCTGTGTAAGACCAAGTTTGTAGATATGAATACCTTGCGCCAGACTGATTGCGCAAATCAATCAGAAGTAACCATCTTGAAGAAGCTAGaaacaacaaaacaagaaaCTAGACGCTGTAAAAAATCCCTTGAAGAGGCTTTGGGCAGTGAAGACGGTTGTGATAGGAAAAGGTTGGGATTTGACGACGACGGTGGTAAGGGTGCTACCGAAGTGGATCAAATGGGATACTCGGGGCATAATTCTGCAAAATTCAGGTTTAGAAACTCCCGTCCAGCTTCTGCCCAGAGAGGGTCTGAGGCAGTGAATGAAAATGAACCAAATGTTGTTAAAGACAAAGTTTATAGGTCTACCATTTCCATTGGCGATATACTAAGCAGGAAGTTGATTCTGCAAGATGATATTGTAGTGGGAAATCATGTTGACAGCCACGCTGAAAGGCAAGAGGTGTCTTTGAGCCAAATGCTTCGTGAACAAAGCGGACTTCTGTTGCACCCTACAAAATCTATGAAGGATGGGACTCTGGACAAGCAATTCTATACTCAGAGGAAGAAATTTGGATTTATTCATGTAAGTATTCCCAGGCACAGCAAGAAAAAAGCACAGGTCTAA
- the LOC113761132 gene encoding WEB family protein At2g38370-like isoform X2 has product MAEATESAMTETKKVINPRVEIDTSPPFESVKEAVDRFGGGGPWMPHHLLGLAAHHHGTEVFDIDKVEEQAALLERDLIMKEQETLNVLKEVEATKRFVEGLKLNLIQEMTAFMESPESQDSAGRLNLCPVVSPGLISMELNQAKMNLCKTTTNLAVIRASVETLNNKMKGENVLLEKNSDRKIPNSSKLLSAQEDCDRCRLMPDEDRNLPTPKNPETSIDILRDVKEVNFEAEQFKKMTEASRYEVMKAMSEIERTKTSIKMAEMRLTAARKMEEAAKAVEAIALAERSALLDGNNSPDIFLHKPGGITLSIEEYNSLTHKAQQAEELCKTKFVDMNTLRQTDCANQSEVTILKKLETTKQETRRCKKSLEEALGSEDGCDRKRLGFDDDGGKGATEVDQMGYSGHNSAKFRFRNSRPASAQRGSEAVNENEPNVVKDKVYRSTISIGDILSRKLILQDDIVVGNHVDSHAERQEVSLSQMLREQSGLLLHPTKSMKDGTLDKQFYTQRKKFGFIHVSIPRHSKKKAQV; this is encoded by the exons ATGGCGGAAGCCACAGAATCTGCAATGACAGAGACCAAGAAGGTGATCAATCCCAGAGTTGAAATCGATACTTCACCGCCCTTTGAGTCGGTTAAGGAGGCTGTAGACCGTTTTGGAGGGGGTGGTCCTTGGATGCCCCATCACTTGCTTGGTTTGGCTGCTCACCAT CATGGCACTGAGGTCTTTGACATTGATAAAGTGGAGGAGCAAGCTGCACTATTGGAGAGGGACCTCATCATGAAAGAGCAGGAAACGCTTAATGTATTGAAGGAAGTGGAAGCTACAAAAAGATTTGTTGAAGGCCTAAAGTTGAACTTAATTCAAGAAATGACTGCTTTCATGGAAAGTCCAGAAAGCCAGGATTCAGCTGGGAGATTAAACTTGTGTCCTGTTGTCTCCCCTGGTTTAATCTCAATGGAATTGAACCAAGCTAAGATGAACCTCTGTAAAACAACCACAAATCTTGCGGTGATTCGAGCTTCTGTTGAGACTCTGAATAATAAAATGAAGGGAGAAAATGTTTTGCTTGAAAAGAACAGCGATAGGAAAATCCCAAATTCTTCTAAATTACTATCAGCTCAGGAGGATTGTGATAGATGCAGACTAATGCCAGATGAAGACCGAAatttgccaactcccaagaacCCCGAAACCTCAATAGACATCTTGAGGGATGTCAAAGAAGTAAATTTTGAGGCTGAGCAATTCAAGAAAATGACAGAGGCTTCCAGATATGAGGTTATGAAGGCAATGTCCGAAATTGAACGAACAAAGACCAGCATCAAGATGGCTGAAATGAGGTTAACAGCTGCCAGAAAAATGGAAGAAGCAGCTAAGGCTGTGGAGGCTATTGCTCTTGCCGAAAGGAGTGCTCTATTAGATGGCAACAATTCACCAGATATATTCTTGCATAAGCCTGGTGGAATAACTCTGTCCATTGAGGAGTACAACTCCCTTACTCACAAGGCCCAACAAGCTGAAGAGCTGTGTAAGACCAAGTTTGTAGATATGAATACCTTGCGCCAGACTGATTGCGCAAATCAATCAGAAGTAACCATCTTGAAGAAGCTAGaaacaacaaaacaagaaaCTAGACGCTGTAAAAAATCCCTTGAAGAGGCTTTGGGCAGTGAAGACGGTTGTGATAGGAAAAGGTTGGGATTTGACGACGACGGTGGTAAGGGTGCTACCGAAGTGGATCAAATGGGATACTCGGGGCATAATTCTGCAAAATTCAGGTTTAGAAACTCCCGTCCAGCTTCTGCCCAGAGAGGGTCTGAGGCAGTGAATGAAAATGAACCAAATGTTGTTAAAGACAAAGTTTATAGGTCTACCATTTCCATTGGCGATATACTAAGCAGGAAGTTGATTCTGCAAGATGATATTGTAGTGGGAAATCATGTTGACAGCCACGCTGAAAGGCAAGAGGTGTCTTTGAGCCAAATGCTTCGTGAACAAAGCGGACTTCTGTTGCACCCTACAAAATCTATGAAGGATGGGACTCTGGACAAGCAATTCTATACTCAGAGGAAGAAATTTGGATTTATTCATGTAAGTATTCCCAGGCACAGCAAGAAAAAAGCACAGGTCTAA